The following DNA comes from Theropithecus gelada isolate Dixy chromosome 7a, Tgel_1.0, whole genome shotgun sequence.
ctccaggaacctccatgtgtttAGCTGTCTGGAAGCTGACCAAACCCTGTCCCCTTGGgccttttatggagacttcatcTGATAGGCATGACTGAAGCATGTTGCACTGTGTTGAAATGTGATTAGAAAAAAAGGGTCTGACCTAAACCCCACAAGGCCTGTCTGTCCAGATTCTTCTCAGCCCCTCTGTGCAGTGTTCCCTCCTCCAGAGTATGAAGCAagaccctctctggaatgagggtcttaggACCCACATTCAGATTAGAGTCGTGCCTTGGGCAGCTGAAAGGAAGGCAGGGAAAGTCATAGAGGaagattctgttttctgaggcctAAAGTGtcccaacattataacaaaaaaCTATAACAAGGGCTGTGGGAGTTATGAGCCAGAAACTGTGGATGAAAacctatatatacatgtacacatatcaTAATATCACACCAGgggtaatatttttttcttgggttTGTTATGTCTGTATACCTATTCTTCAAGGCTGGGACAGGAAGTCCTGCTGAAAATACACGCTGGAGAGCAATGTTCCTTGTATGTTTCTCTGTGGGAGTAGGAGCCCAGACTGGTGAGGACCAGGACCAGATATTTGTGTGGGAGCTTAGGAGCattcaagaaggaaaaaggatTGAAGTCATCCAGATATGCCTCATACATCTCTCTTCTGCTGGGACTATTGCTTTTAATAGCTTactgctttgctttgctttacaGCTCTTACAAACTTACGGAAGGGATACCTGTTTATGTATAATCTTGTGCAGTTCTTGGGATTCTCCTGGATCTTTGTCAACCTGACTGTGCGATTCTGTATCTTGGGAAAAGGCAAGTAAGAAATTTTTGGATTAATTTTCCCTTTCTCAGTAGTTTGGCCCAGTATTCACTCTCTGCCTTTGATGTTAATAATAACCGCTGCATTTTTGCAGCACCCTCTACTTTTTGTTGTGCTTTCATAGCTCTTATTTCCCATGACCTTGTGAAATAAGCTGACTGGTATTCTTTCCATTTAACAGGTAATAAAAATATAGGCCTAGAGATGGTCAAAAATGGTTCACATCCATAGCTAGCCAGAGCCACATCTTGGGCTAGAATCCTTTTGTATGTTCACTAACAACTAAATAAATTGATGTGATACTTCCAGTGCCAAAGTTATGCAAGGCCAAAAGGGTTCTCACCCTTTTGGAGCCTAAATAGGTTCTAAAATGAACTAttctaaaacagaataaaaagagtatcataaatatattagttcttctttttttttttgtttttttttgagacggagtctcactctgtcgcccaggcttgagtgcagtgtcgcgatctcggctcactgcaagctccgcctcccgggttcacgccattctcctgcctcagcctcctgagtagctgggactacaggcgcccgccaccacgcccggctaactttttttttttttgtatttttagtggagacagggtttcaccatgttagccaggatagtcttgatctcctgactttgtgatctgtccacctcggcctcccaaagtgctggtattacaggcgtaagccactgcaccgggcccaATTCTTCTTAAATTAATTTATGTGTTTAACAGGATTCTGGCTTTGACCAGTGGCATTCCATTGGTAAATGCCAATGGGAAATTTTTGAGAATTTGATCTAAagtattctgaaactttatttgatgaataaataggtaataaaatttaggagaagaaagagtaatgGGAGAGGATTTTTCTACCTGATAATGAAAGTATGGACCAGGTGtaacagctcatgcctgtaatcccagcactttaagaggccgacatgggaggatctcttgaacccaggaggttgaagctgcagtaagccatgatcataaCACTGTACTATagactgggtgatggagcaagaccttgactcttaaaaaaatgagacaggtggccgggcgtggtggctcacgcctgtaatcccagcactttgggaggttgaggtgggcggatcacgaggtcaagagatcgagaccatcctggtcaacatggtgaaaaccctgtctctactaaaagtacaaaaattagctgggtgtggtggtgtgcgcctgtagtcccagctactcaggaagctaaggcaggagaatcacttgaacccgggaggtggaggttgcagtgagctgagattgcaccactacactccagcctggcgacagagtgagactccatctcaaaaaaaaaaaagagagaaaggcataTAAGGTGTACGTGTTAACTTTCTGGTAACTGGTAGAGCTTACTGTTCATGACCCCAGTGGCCTGCACCCTTCCTGCTTAGTTAAGTAAGAAACTCGAATCTGACTGGATGTTTGTTATTCCTTTCCTATAGTTATTTTCATGAAAGGAGTGAGCTAGTTTGAGAAATAGTTCTGTTGGAATTTACCAACTGATTCACCCTTAATGTATATTTTTGCCCATAGAGTCCTTTTATGACACATTCCATACTGTGGCTGACATGATGTATTTCTGCCAGATGCTGGCAGTTGTGGAAACTATCAATGCAGCAATTGGAGTCACTACATCACCAGTGCTGCCTTCTCTGATCCAGGTATTGAATAGTTGAGCTAAAGGGTGGGTAATGGAAGGTCCCATTATTTGTCTAGTAGGTATGtggattagtccattttcatgctgctcgtaaagacatacccgagactgggcaatttacgaaagaaagaggtttaattggcttatagttccatgtggctgggaaggtctcacaatcatggtggagggcgaaaggcacctcttacatggtggcggcaagagagaatgaggaagaagcaaaagcggaaacccctggtaaacccatcagatcttgtgagacttattcactatcacaagaataacatgggaaagactggcccccatgattcaattaccaccccttaggtccctcccacaacacatgggaatcctgggaaatacaattcaagttaagatttgaatggggacacagccaaaccatatcattccacccccgGCCCCTCCTCaccagtcccccaaagtcttatttcagcattaaccccaaagtccacagtccaaagtctcatctgagacaaggcaagtcccttctgcctttGAGACTGTAAACTCAAAGCAcactagttacttcctagatacaaggGGAGTActggcattgggtaaatacagccgttccaaatgggagaaattggccaaaatgaaggggttacagtgcccatgcaagtctgaaatccagtggggcaatcaaactttaaagctccaaaatgatctcctttgactccaggtctcacatccaggtcacactgatgcaagaggtgggttcccatggtcttaggcagctctgcccctgtgactttgcagggagcagcctccctcctggctgctttcacaggctggcattgagtgtctgtggcttttccaggtgcatggtgcaagttgtcagtggatctaccattctggggtctggaggatggcggttctcttctcacagctccactaggcggtgccccagtagggactctgtgtaggggctccaaccccatatttcccttcctcactgccctagcagaggttctccatgagggccccgtccctgcagcaaacttttgcctgggcatccaggcgtttccatacatcttctgaaatctaggcagaggttcccaaacctcaattcttgacttctctgcacGCACAGGCTCaccaccatgtggaagctgccggggcttggggcttgcaccctctgaagccacagcctgagctgtacattggcccctctCAGCCAAGGCTAGAGCAgctaggacacagggcaccaaatccctaggttgcacacagcatggggaccctgggcctgcaAGGGATGGGAGGGACTGCCGTGAAGGGCTCTGACATGGCCTGGTTACATTtaccccatggtcttggggattacattaggctccttgctacctatgcaaatttctgcagccagcttgagcttctcctcaaaaaatgggtttttcttttctactgaatcatcaggctgcaaattttccaaacttttatgctcctgtttctcttttaaaatggaatgcttttaacagtacccaagtcacctcttgaatgcttttctgcttagaaatttctcctgccagataccctaaatcatctctctcaagttcagaaTTCtgcagatctctagggcaggggccaaatgctgccagtctctttgctaaaatgtaacaagagtcacctttgcttccaagaagttcttcatctccatctgagactacctcagcctggactttattgttcatatcactatcagcatttttgtcaaagccttTCAATAAATCTCTATGAGGTTCCAAACTtacccacattttcctgtcttcttctgagccctccaaactgttccaacctctgtctgttacccagttccaaagtcacttccacatttttgggtatcttttcagcaacatccaactttactggtaccaatttactgtattagtccgttttcccgctgctgataaagacatacccgagaccaggcaatttacaaaagaaagaggtttaattggatttacagttccatgtggctggtaaaggtctcacaatcatggtgcagggcaaaaggcacttcttacatggcagtggcaagagagaatgaggaagaaacaaaagtggaaacccctgataagcccaccagatctcgtgagatttattcactaacatgagaatagcacaggaaagactggcccctatgattcatttacctccccctgggtccctcccacaacatgtgggaattctgggagatccAATTCAAGTTGACATTTGaacagggacacagccaaaacatatctGTATGTTACATTTTGCTAAGAAGTCTCAATTAGTAAAAACACCTATTTGTACAGGAATAGCATTATTTTAcctgaagaagaaagaacatttaaaaccTCAGGGATATTTATCAAAGTAGACTTTTACTATTTCTggtctatttcattttttataatatcCTCATGAAATAACAAAGTTATAAATAGCTTTAAGACTAGGGAAATTCGACTCTTAGGCAGGAGCTGAAAAACCTACCTTCAGTCTCCTTAGTTAGAAATGTACTTGGTTTCCTCCCACCTTGCATAGATGAAGGCAGTACTTCTTAAAAACTTCTATTAATGAAAAGTACAAtaatcaaactttaaaatttacagccagccatggtggctcattcctgtaatccccacactttgggaagctgaggcaggaggattgcttgaggccagcagtttgagaccagcctgggcagcatagtgagaccccatttctaaaaaaacaaaaatttgccaggcatggtgatatgcacctatattcccactacttgggaggctgagacagaaggattccttgagtgcaggagtttgatgttgcagtgagctgtgattgtgccactgccctccaacctgggcaacagagcaagacccctgtctaaaaaaataaaaaataaaaatttaatggaTAGTTTGTGTTGTAGATTAGACATAGCTGAAGAGAAAATTAGTGAACTGTTTGAGATACAGGAAGGAATATAGAGcacaaaaagtaaatatacagacataattttcttgaattataagACTTGATATTATAATATTGTTAGTTCTCTTATTTACCTGTAGATTAAATACAGTTCCAATCACAGTCTAAAAAATTTTGGAATGTGAGGAGAAAATTCtgaagttttttgaaaaaacagaGGGCCATCCAGGATAGTAGCATCATTTTCAATAGCTAAAATGTGCAAGCAACCCAAGTTCATCTACAGATGAATGGGTAAGAACGACTGTTATATACATACAGTGGGATATTATGtagccttaaaaatgaaggaaactcTCAAgtatgccacaacatggatgaaccttaaggaaactattctaagtgaaataagccagtcacagaaagtcaaatactggatgattctgcttatatgaggtagttaaaatagtcaaaatcatagagacagaaagtagaatggtgtttcCCAGGGGCTGGCTGagtggggagttattgtttaatgggtcatagtttcttttctttcttttttattcttttttttttttttttttgagagagagagtctcatcctgttgcccaggctgtagtgcagtggcacgatataggctcactgcagcctccgcctcctgggttcacgcgattttCATgtgtcagcctcttgagtagctaggattataggtgcccgtcaccacgcctggctaatttttgtagttttagtagagacggggtttcccatgttggccaggctggtctcgaactcctgacctcaggtgatccacacacctcagcctcccaaagtgctgggattacaggtgtgagccactgtggccggcaATGgttcatagttttattttacaagatgaaaagagctgTGGAGATGGATGGTGATTATGGTTGCACAACATAATGAATGTATTTGATACCAATCAActaaacacttaaaaatgattaagatggtaaagtttatgttatgtgtattttttttttttggagatggtattttgctctgttgcccaggctggagtgcagtggtgtgatcttggctcactgcaacctccgcctcccacgttcaagcgattctcctgcctcagcctcccaagtagctgggactacaggcgcttgccaccacgcccagctaatttttgtatttttaatagagatggggtttcaccatgttgtccaggttggtctcgaactcctgacctcaagtgatctgcccgcttggccttccaaagtgctggtattacaggcatgagccaccgcacctggccgttatgtgtattttaccacaattttttaaatgggggaaTAAAAAGCAAAGGGTTGAGAATATTCTCTAAAGAAGAACTCAAGTTGGGGACTTACCCTATAAGAAATCAAGACAGTATAAAGATTTAGTAGCTAATACCATGTTGTATGGTACAGAGATAGTCACATAGACCACGCGAacagaataaaacccagaaacagacaacccatatatatatgaagaatagAATGTCTATCGTATATTGGAATGTCTTGCCACAGTGAAAATGAGTGGACTATAGCCACATGCATCAACATAGATGAGTCTCTGGCCCATAACCCTGAGtaagaagcaagtcacagaatAATACATATAGAATgatttcaaaaagttttaaaacaggcaaaatgaAACAATGTACTGTTCAGGAATACATACACAAGCAGTAATCCATAAAGAAAAGccatgggccaggcgcagtggctcatgcctataatcccagcactctgggaggctgaggtgagaggatcatttgagcccaagagtttgagcaagactggccaacacagtgagaccccgtctctacaagaaaataaaattagccagtgtggtagtgcacgcctgtgatcccagctgcttgagaagcttcaagtgggaggatctcttgagcccagaagttcaaggctgcagtgagccatgattgtgccactgcactccagcctgggtgatggagcgagaccttgtctcaaaaacagaaaaaaacgtGGAATGATGAACACATGATAGTCGTTACTTATAGGGGTCTCACGTTTGTAGTGCTCTATTTCTTAACTTGGGTTATGtaaattcaaatgtttatttgGCAGTATTCTTTAGACTGTGTTtgaacatgtgtgtgtattttaaggaAACGATTTATGATATagttacacacacaaaatattgtaCCTATCTGGTCACAAAGACTGGTTTGGGCACTTTGCTTGTTCCAGAACTGGAGCAGGATTAAACTGGTAGAGCTCagtcttttctctttgccttgcATTTAGTGGGGTTAGGTTTCAGATAACACATTTGTATAACTTTACgtatattttattaacttttttctcttttgggtcTTTCTAATAGCTCCTtggaagaaattttattttgtttatcatcTTTGGCACCATGGAAGAAATGCAGAATAAAgctgtggttttctttgtgttttatttgtggAGCGCAATTGAAATTTTCAGGTGGGTAGAAATGCCAGGATGGTGTTTGAATGCTTCTCCCTCTTTGCAGCAGCTCTGTTCTTGAGGGAGTCATTGTCTTAGCCAGAGTCTCATTTGGTTTGGGACTAAGATTACATATGTGGAGAATTCTGGTTGCATCTATGTGCTCTGCAAAGTTGaggcagatttttttaaagctgtcaTTGGATCATAATACCAGACCGGATACTAGGGAGCAGAAGAGGAGAACCAGAGAAAGGGAAGACTCATCTTACTATGACTTCAGGATCTTGCAGTCTTGGAAAGAGAGGACCCATCCACATGGAAAAATTACTGAAAGGGCTGAAGAAACATGAGGTTGAAGGAGCAATCCAGGTTGGATAGAACTAGTTTAAGACTAAATTTAAGGGATGATAGAAATGAATCTTATACTACAAGATTATTGAAGTTTGAAATGGCCTCTAACCTAATTTTCCCATTCTCGGTTGTTAGTAGAATAAATACCTTTTAAGAAATggatcaggaggctgaggcaggagaatggcgtgaacccgggaggcggagcttgcagtgagctgagatccggccactgcactccagcctgggcgacagagcgagactccgtctcaaaaaaaaaaaaaaaaaaaagaaatggatctAGTTAAAGTAGATGTATTCTTCTTTACCAGATCATACACACTCCGTATTTCTTCCCTTTCAGTCAGCTGGAGCAAGGATTTTGCAAATGAACTCTTCAGCTCCAGGTTTGGTGGTATTTTGACAAAGTTGCTAGTTGAGAGGGGGAACAGGCCATAGCAGCCTTAAATTGTGTCTTAACCATGGTCTGTGTCCCATGGCACCCAGTGTACCCTCTAATAGCCTTAATACAAAGGTAAAACAGATTATAGGTCCTATGTTTTTCAAATCAGACAGGTAATGTGCTGATGTAACAAGGTTTGAGGGAAGCACATCTCACACAGGAGAGCGAAAATCCAATTATCACACTTATGAGCTATAAAAGGATCAGATTATGGGTCCTTAATGCAATGTTTACTGTTTGAGAAGgaacatttcttttctcaagggATCTCTTTTAAAATAGAGTATGTCTGATTCTAGATTAGAGGTCTTTTGTACACTTTAATTTTGCTAACAACTCACTTATCCAGAAATAAAGTATCTAATATCCTTACCTACTGGGAATGTAGATCAGTACTAGGAATAAAGCCAAACAACGTCTGAGTATCCAGTCCGTATACTGAAAAAAGAGGGTTCCTTTGAGACCTAAACTTAGTCTGCCATTAAAGAGAGTTCACATCCTTTGAAAATTTAGGGCGTAGTGTGACAAGTTTATGGGTTGATAGCCAGCTTTATAATTCTGTTCTGAAGAAACCATGTGTGGCTAACTGAGAAATGTAATTCATCTATTTAAATGATATTCTAAGGTCGCATTCAGAACCTGAAGCGCCTTTTCACGTTGGAATCACTTATTTTCAATAGGTACTCCTTCTACATGCTGACGTGCATTGACATGGATTGGAAGGTGCTCACATGGCTTCGTTACACTCTGTGGATTCCCTTATATCCACTGGGATGTTTGGCGGAAGGTACTCTCAGGGACTCTTAGCTTTCATAGCTTAGCTCCAGAGGGTGCCCAGAGGCTGAGAGACCAGTCCTTTCTTCCCCGGCCTTAGTCCGATAAATGGAAGTGTTGGACTTTTCAGGGATTTCTTTGCATGGGCTTCCTTCCATAATACTCCTGGTACCCAGACTGTTCCAGAAAAGTAGCTCATTTTGTAACATTGGAAAGCCAGGTGGTCCTGTCCTGTATGTTTCCCATTTGTATGATGCTTTTAGTATTCCAAAGGGGATTCTTACTGACgactttattttattctgacaAACATCTTGTACATAAGTCAGCTAGggatttttctctccattttatagaaTAGAAGAAGCCCACTGCCATGACTTCCTCATCTGTCTCTCTGTTGACAGGTTGGAGGCTGATCTCTTAGaaaactaggggaaaaaaagaagaggcatgAGCTTTCTGTACAAAGGGAGGAGGAAGCCTTTCTAGCACACCCAGAACTGAAACTTCAGAGTATTAGGGCTGGAAGTTTCTGTCATTAGATGTGACTGTTTCATTTGCTTCTAACAagttcttgtttctgttttcagcTATCTCAGTGATTCAGTCCATTCCAATTTTCAATGAGACAGGACGATTCAGTTTCACGTTGCCATATCCAGTGAAAATCAAAgttagattttccttttttcttcagatttatCTTATAATGATATTTTTAGGTAAGTATTGATTCTGTAATACAGACTTTTTcttgtcacttctttttttttttttttttttttgagacggagtctcgctctgtcgcccgggctgcagtgcagtggccggatctcagctcactgcaagctccgcctcccgggttcacgccattctcctgcctcagcctcccaagtagctgggactacaggcgcccgccacctcgcccggctagtttttgtattttttagtagagacggggtttcaccgtgttagccaggatggtctcgatctcttgacctcgtgatccgcccgtctcggcctcccaaagtgctgggattacaggcttgagccaccgcgcccggccgtcactTCTTAGAGAGTAGAAATAAGTCATTCAGAAATGTAAAAGTCCATATGAAAATTCTTTTGGGATAGAATTAGAGAATGATTACTTTGCAAAAACAGACCCACTAGGGGAATATGCTATggtaaggaaatatttttctaaatctcCAGTGGTTAAAGTATGTTCTTTAAGTGCTCTTGGTGATTGGGAATATACCATAAGATATTTCTTGTTTAAAACAATGTAAGGggataggcatggtggctcacgcctgtaatcccagcactttgggaggctgaggctggcggatcacgaggtcaggagttcgagaccggcctgaccaacatggtgaaaccccatctctactaaaaatacaaaaattagctgggcgtggtggcgggtgcctgtaatcccagctaatcaggagtctgaggcaggagaattgcttgaacccgggaggcagaggttgcagtgagctgagattatgccattgcactccatcctgggcaacagagcaggactctctatctcaaaaaaaaaaaaaaagtaaggagcTCTTTTAAAATAGCCTAAGAAGCTCCCACTATTACTAATTTCAGTAGCACATTCCTCATCCAGAGTTTATAGAGGTGATAAGACAACTGGCagcaaggaagggagaagggaataaAGGCCTCTGAACAGCCAAGGGTTGTCGTAAAGTCTTCCACCTCACAGTAGGAAAGTTCCCTGCTCCTCATGGAAAACCTGCTGACTtattaatttatgtttatataaaatcataaattcATGCCTTACTTTATAAAAACTAAgaacagaagggaaaaagaaataaacctaaATTATTACAAATACGACAAATTTAAAAGGTTTCCCAACTAtaaggatttttttgttgtttttgttaaattttttttagaggcCGGGTAtcgtggcttatgtctgtaatcccagcactttgggaggatgaggtgggcagatcacttgaggtcaggagttcaagaccaacctggccaacatggcgaaaccccatctctactaaaaatacaaaaattagctgggcatggtggcgcatgcctgtaattccagctacttgggaggccgaggcaagagaatcgcttgaacccagggggcagaggttacaatgaaccgagattgtgccactgtactgcagcctgtgtgacagagcgagactctgtctcaaaaaaaaattttattagtaaTCAATATTTGGTAATTTCTAAATGCAACTATACATGATTCTATCCATATTATCTATATTCTATATGTAGATGTGAAAATACATACATTCTTATATGTAGGTTAAATACAATTTGAGAAAAACAagtaattttttccctttaagaGCAGACTATTTAATACTTATTGATTTGAATATGACAACTAAGAACATAAAAAGTCAGAATGAAAGGAATTTTGTCATTAAATATATTGAGAGGAGAAAACACTGACGgaatgagactctgtcgcaaaaatagtaagaaataaataaacacactgGGGAAAAATTGGTTTGTGTCTATTGTTAATTTGTTCTAAGTTGTACTCCTTCCTGAGCCGCTGCAATGAGCTTTTTGCTGTGGGATATGACAGACAGCTAGATACTGTCCCTGCCACAAGAGCTTCTGGTTATAAATAGACAAAGACTCTAATTTCTAAttgacctcttttctttttcagggttATACATAAATTTTCGTCACCTTTATAAACAGCGCAGACGGCGCTatggacaaaaaaagaaaaagatccactaaaaagaaagatttagatGGCTTCTTGCCAGTTTGAGCCTAATCTGATTCTTACAGTTTTACCTTCTTGTACCaatgtaaaagttttttttaatgttaaatgatTAAATTCTCAGTGAGGCTATCTTCCTTTTCCCCAGTAACATTCCTGAATTTACTGTTATCTTGTTGTAGTAATTGCATGACATGGATTCCTGATATCTGATGAGAGGTTCATTCTTGTGTATTCAGTTAATGACACCAAAAGGCTCAGCCCACCCCAACCCTGTCTCATGTTCAGTCTGTCTAATTCAtgccagagatttttttttcaaaaagtgctTTATCCCTACAATGTACTGACGGTTCTTACAGTTGAGATTTGTTCTTTTCAGCTATTGCTTGTGAAAAAAAGCAAGACTATGTCACTCTATAGAAGACTGTTAAAGTGACTCAGGCAGGACTTAATTATTCTGTACCTAAGGGGTTACTTGTTTAGTGGGATGGCATTGACTTTTTGAAAGTGAAGTAGACTGAGTCATTGATAAAACATTTCTAAGAGTGGGGCTCGAGAACATGTTTTACATGTGACATCCTTTGGCCTAACAACATCTATTATTGTAGTGCTCAGTAGTGTGGGCATTGAAGAGGCACAGAATGCTTTGAAAGAAACTAATCAGAATCTTGGAACATCATGATCATGCCATTCTTAAGTAAATAACTA
Coding sequences within:
- the HACD3 gene encoding very-long-chain (3R)-3-hydroxyacyl-CoA dehydratase 3 isoform X2; translated protein: MENQVLTPHVYWAQRHRELYLRVELSDVQNPAISITENVLHFKAQGHGAKGDNVYEFHLEFLDLVKPEPVYKLTQRQVNITVQKKVSQWWERLTKQEKRPLFLAPDFDRWLDESDAEMELRAKEEERLNKLRLESEGSPETLTNLRKGYLFMYNLVQFLGFSWIFVNLTVRFCILGKESFYDTFHTVADMMYFCQMLAVVETINAAIGVTTSPVLPSLIQLLGRNFILFIIFGTMEEMQNKAVVFFVFYLWSAIEIFRYSFYMLTCIDMDWKVLTWLRYTLWIPLYPLGCLAEAISVIQSIPIFNETGRFSFTLPYPVKIKVRFSFFLQIYLIMIFLGKVIHKFSSPL
- the HACD3 gene encoding very-long-chain (3R)-3-hydroxyacyl-CoA dehydratase 3 isoform X3, translating into MENQVLTPHVYWAQRHRELYLRVELSDVQNPAISITENVLHFKAQGHGAKGDNVYEFHLEFLDLVKPEEEERLNKLRLESEGSPETLTNLRKGYLFMYNLVQFLGFSWIFVNLTVRFCILGKESFYDTFHTVADMMYFCQMLAVVETINAAIGVTTSPVLPSLIQLLGRNFILFIIFGTMEEMQNKAVVFFVFYLWSAIEIFRYSFYMLTCIDMDWKVLTWLRYTLWIPLYPLGCLAEAISVIQSIPIFNETGRFSFTLPYPVKIKVRFSFFLQIYLIMIFLGLYINFRHLYKQRRRRYGQKKKKIH
- the HACD3 gene encoding very-long-chain (3R)-3-hydroxyacyl-CoA dehydratase 3 isoform X1 is translated as MENQVLTPHVYWAQRHRELYLRVELSDVQNPAISITENVLHFKAQGHGAKGDNVYEFHLEFLDLVKPEPVYKLTQRQVNITVQKKVSQWWERLTKQEKRPLFLAPDFDRWLDESDAEMELRAKEEERLNKLRLESEGSPETLTNLRKGYLFMYNLVQFLGFSWIFVNLTVRFCILGKESFYDTFHTVADMMYFCQMLAVVETINAAIGVTTSPVLPSLIQLLGRNFILFIIFGTMEEMQNKAVVFFVFYLWSAIEIFRYSFYMLTCIDMDWKVLTWLRYTLWIPLYPLGCLAEAISVIQSIPIFNETGRFSFTLPYPVKIKVRFSFFLQIYLIMIFLGLYINFRHLYKQRRRRYGQKKKKIH